Proteins co-encoded in one Candidatus Thiodictyon syntrophicum genomic window:
- a CDS encoding leucyl aminopeptidase: protein MEFKIKTGDLSRHKTPCLVLGVFEKRKLTPAGEALDKASGGRLTELLKKGDLDGETGRTLMLYDLPGVAAERVLLVGCGKRKEATRTNYRQALAASIDLLQRTHAGEALSTLAEAAPEGLSQYLAVRDAVTTAAERVYRYSQTKDDKQAPKTPLRTLTLWVPRKQDLDAAEQARLHGAAIGEGVTLARELGNLPGNLCTPSYLADQARELAARFDRLEVEVLEEAQMEELGMGALLSVSRGSRQPAKLIVLRYQGGPAGLRPVVLVGKGLTFDAGGISIKPAAEMDEMKYDMCGGAGVLGAVQAACELELPIHLIGVVPASENLPDGAANKPGDIVKSLSGQTIEILNTDAEGRLILCDALTYCERFDPALVIDLATLTGACVVALGKHPSGLFTPDDRLAQELQAAGDAAWDRVWRLPLWEDYQTQLDSNFADMANVGGREGGAVTAACFLWRYTKKYPWAHLDIAGTAWLNGKEKGGTGRPVALLVQLLLERSGALAAVA from the coding sequence ATGGAGTTCAAGATCAAGACCGGCGACCTCTCCAGGCACAAGACCCCGTGCCTGGTCCTGGGCGTCTTCGAGAAGCGCAAACTCACCCCCGCCGGCGAGGCACTCGACAAGGCGAGCGGCGGCCGGCTGACGGAACTGCTGAAGAAGGGCGACCTGGACGGCGAGACCGGCCGCACCCTGATGCTCTATGACCTGCCCGGGGTGGCGGCGGAGCGGGTGCTCCTGGTCGGTTGCGGCAAGCGCAAGGAGGCCACGCGCACCAACTACCGCCAGGCGCTCGCCGCCTCCATCGACCTGCTCCAGCGCACCCATGCCGGGGAGGCCCTGTCCACCCTGGCGGAGGCGGCCCCGGAGGGGCTCAGCCAGTATCTTGCGGTGCGTGATGCCGTCACCACCGCCGCCGAGCGGGTCTACCGCTACAGCCAGACCAAGGACGACAAGCAGGCCCCCAAGACCCCGCTGCGGACCCTGACCCTGTGGGTCCCCAGGAAGCAGGACCTGGACGCCGCCGAGCAGGCGCGGCTGCACGGCGCCGCCATCGGCGAGGGCGTGACCCTGGCCCGGGAACTGGGCAACCTGCCCGGCAACCTCTGCACCCCGTCCTATCTCGCCGATCAGGCCCGCGAACTGGCGGCCCGCTTCGACCGGCTCGAGGTCGAGGTCCTGGAGGAGGCCCAGATGGAGGAATTGGGCATGGGCGCCCTGCTGTCGGTCTCTCGGGGCAGCCGCCAGCCGGCCAAGCTGATCGTCTTGCGCTACCAGGGCGGCCCCGCAGGCCTGCGCCCGGTGGTGCTGGTGGGCAAGGGGCTCACCTTCGACGCCGGCGGTATCTCGATCAAGCCGGCCGCCGAGATGGACGAGATGAAGTACGACATGTGCGGCGGGGCCGGCGTGTTGGGCGCCGTCCAGGCGGCCTGTGAGTTGGAGCTGCCGATCCACCTGATCGGCGTGGTCCCGGCCTCCGAAAACCTCCCGGACGGGGCCGCCAACAAGCCCGGCGATATCGTGAAGAGCCTGTCCGGCCAGACCATCGAGATCCTCAACACGGACGCCGAGGGCCGGCTCATCCTGTGCGATGCACTCACCTATTGCGAGCGCTTCGACCCGGCGCTCGTGATCGACTTGGCCACCCTCACCGGCGCCTGCGTGGTCGCCCTGGGCAAGCACCCCTCCGGGCTCTTTACCCCCGACGACCGACTCGCCCAAGAGCTCCAGGCGGCCGGCGACGCCGCCTGGGACCGGGTCTGGCGCCTGCCCCTGTGGGAGGACTACCAGACGCAACTCGACAGCAACTTCGCAGATATGGCAAATGTCGGCGGGCGCGAGGGCGGGGCCGTCACCGCCGCCTGTTTCCTCTGGCGCTACACCAAGAAGTACCCCTGGGCACACCTGGACATCGCCGGTACCGCCTGGCTCAACGGCAAAGAGAAGGGCGGCACCGGCCGGCCCGTCGCGCTCTTGGTGCAACTCCTGCTGGAGCGCAGCGGGGCGCTCGCCGCGGTCGCGTAA
- the lptG gene encoding LPS export ABC transporter permease LptG — protein sequence MRILDRYLAWAVIAGTLLTLGVLLPLLGFFVLANELEQVGVAGYRLQDALLFMVLSLPRYAYQVFPIATLIGALLGLGALANRSELVAMRAAGVSVGRIAGAGLLGGVLLAAGAMLIGEVVAPVAEQRGIEIKRAALSGAVTQQTESGFWAIDQGTYINIREILSGTSLRDIFIYQADNAAGTLIATHAQGARYQNHQWVLEGLSRSRVSMDGVQVERLPNAVWSSLLNPGILEVVVVDPRILPVWGLWKYIRFMTVNAQDASNYQVIFWGRVLYPLLTLSMVLVAIPVLLGSARSRGTGVRAFFAVLVGILYYLVSKTFSYLALLYGLSPLAAALAPPVLFIGAALLLLRRVG from the coding sequence CTGAGAATTCTTGACCGCTATCTGGCGTGGGCGGTGATCGCAGGCACCCTCCTGACCCTGGGCGTGCTCCTGCCGCTCTTGGGATTTTTTGTTCTCGCCAACGAGTTGGAGCAGGTGGGGGTGGCCGGCTACCGCCTCCAGGACGCCCTGCTGTTCATGGTCCTGAGCCTGCCCCGCTACGCCTATCAGGTCTTCCCCATCGCCACCCTGATCGGCGCCCTGCTCGGGCTGGGCGCGCTCGCCAACCGCTCCGAGTTGGTGGCCATGCGCGCCGCGGGGGTCTCGGTGGGGCGGATCGCGGGGGCCGGGTTGCTGGGCGGGGTGCTCCTGGCCGCCGGCGCCATGCTGATCGGCGAGGTGGTCGCCCCCGTGGCGGAACAGCGCGGGATCGAGATCAAGCGCGCCGCCCTCTCCGGGGCGGTGACCCAACAGACGGAGTCCGGCTTCTGGGCGATCGACCAGGGGACCTATATCAACATCCGCGAGATCCTCTCCGGTACCAGCCTGCGGGACATCTTCATCTACCAGGCGGACAATGCCGCGGGGACCCTGATCGCGACCCATGCGCAGGGGGCGCGCTATCAGAACCACCAATGGGTCCTGGAGGGCCTCTCGCGCAGCCGGGTGAGCATGGACGGGGTGCAGGTGGAGCGCCTGCCCAATGCCGTTTGGAGTTCCCTGCTCAATCCCGGCATCCTGGAGGTGGTGGTGGTCGACCCGCGCATCCTGCCGGTCTGGGGCCTGTGGAAATACATCCGCTTCATGACGGTCAATGCGCAGGATGCGAGCAACTACCAGGTGATCTTCTGGGGCCGGGTGCTCTACCCCCTGCTCACCCTGTCCATGGTATTGGTCGCGATCCCCGTCCTGCTGGGCTCCGCGCGCAGCCGCGGGACCGGTGTGCGCGCCTTCTTCGCCGTTCTGGTCGGCATCCTCTATTACCTGGTGAGCAAGACGTTTTCCTATCTGGCGCTCCTCTACGGCTTAAGCCCGCTCGCGGCCGCCCTGGCCCCACCGGTGCTCTTCATCGGCGCGGCCCTGCTGTTGTTGCGGCGGGTGGGGTGA